The genome window GTCGGATCGAACCTGGCAGCGACCGACCGCGTTCGGGAGCCACCGGATGAAGTGGGCGGTCTACGTCGGCGCGACGCTGTTCGTCCTGTGGTCACTCGTCTCCCTGCTATCGGGCGTTACCCTCGAGCGGGTGAGTATCGGCATGAACAACGGCGTCTTGCTCCTCGAGGCGATGGTGCCGCCGAACACCGCGAGCGAGAACGTCGATCGGGTCGTCGGCTATATGGGAGAGACGATCGCGATGGCGTTCGTCGCGACGTTCACCGGCGTGTTGATCTCGCTGCCGATCGCGTTCGGCGCCGCAGAGAACATCGCGCCCCGACCGATTTATTACCTCAACCGGGGGATCATCAGCATCACGCGGGCGATCGACGAACTCATCATCGCCATCATCGCCGTCAAAGCTGTCGGCGTCGGCCCGTTAGCAGGCATTATTGCGATCAGCTATCTGACCATCGGCTTCTTCTCGAAGCTGTTCGCCGAAGACATCGAGGACATCGACATGGGGGCGAAAGAGGCCATCGACGCCGCTGGCGCCTCGCGCTTCCAGACGCTCGTCTACGCCGTCGTCCCGCAGGTTGCCCCACGGTTCATCGGCCTCACAGTGTACCGCTGGGATATCAACATCCGTTCGTCGACGATCATCGGAATCGTCGGCGCCGGCGGAATCGGGACCTTGCTGTTGCGGTCGTTCGAACGCTACGAGTACGATTTCGCCGCGCTGATCTTGCTTTCGATCATCGCCGTCGTCCTCGCCGGCGAACTCTTCAGCGCCTACGTCCGACGGAGGGTCCAGTGATGGCCGCAGAACCCGGTCGTCACTGGCAACGTTTCGAACCGCGACAGCGCGTCAAACGGATCGCTGTCTTTCTCGTCGCGTTGGGGACGGTCGCCGTCTCGTGGCTCTACATGGGGCTCGACTTGCAGTACGTCTGGACGGCGCCGCAGGAACTGCTGGACCTCGCGGTCCGGATGTTTCCGCCTAATTGGGCGTATACGACCGAGATCGTGCTACCACTGATCGAGACGGTCCACATCGCTGTCGTTGGCACGATACTTGCTGTCGGCGCGTCGCTGCCGGTGGCCTTCCTCGCCGCCGAGAACACGACGCCGAACCGGGTGACGTACGCGATCGGGAAACTGATTGTCACCGTCACACGGTCTGTCCACGTCATTATCTGGGCGCTCGTTTTCGTCGTCATGCTTGGCCCCGGTGCGTTTGCTGGCATGGTCGCGATCGCCGTCCGATCGATCGGCTTCGTCGCCAAATTGCTCGGCGAAGAGATCGAGGAGATCGAGTTCGATCAGGTCGAGG of Natrarchaeobaculum sulfurireducens contains these proteins:
- the phnE gene encoding phosphonate ABC transporter, permease protein PhnE — protein: MAAEPGRHWQRFEPRQRVKRIAVFLVALGTVAVSWLYMGLDLQYVWTAPQELLDLAVRMFPPNWAYTTEIVLPLIETVHIAVVGTILAVGASLPVAFLAAENTTPNRVTYAIGKLIVTVTRSVHVIIWALVFVVMLGPGAFAGMVAIAVRSIGFVAKLLGEEIEEIEFDQVEAIRATGASSFQVLLYSVIPQIKPALVGIGVYRWDINVRSATILGAVGAGGIGVQLFNAVDAFQWSSVLMILIAILGIVLLSETISARARAVVR
- the phnE gene encoding phosphonate ABC transporter, permease protein PhnE; translated protein: MATGEGHSELPSDRTWQRPTAFGSHRMKWAVYVGATLFVLWSLVSLLSGVTLERVSIGMNNGVLLLEAMVPPNTASENVDRVVGYMGETIAMAFVATFTGVLISLPIAFGAAENIAPRPIYYLNRGIISITRAIDELIIAIIAVKAVGVGPLAGIIAISYLTIGFFSKLFAEDIEDIDMGAKEAIDAAGASRFQTLVYAVVPQVAPRFIGLTVYRWDINIRSSTIIGIVGAGGIGTLLLRSFERYEYDFAALILLSIIAVVLAGELFSAYVRRRVQ